One stretch of Arachis hypogaea cultivar Tifrunner chromosome 20, arahy.Tifrunner.gnm2.J5K5, whole genome shotgun sequence DNA includes these proteins:
- the LOC140183061 gene encoding zinc finger BED domain-containing protein RICESLEEPER 1-like, giving the protein MLVAALKHQKAFELLEMQDKKFVEELNKGRGVPSIQDWDYAKFVLPFLEMFYDATLCISGSFYVSSNLYMKEVFALGRRIQQYRDDDDLSISFMASKMKVKYNKYWGNAKTINMLLLIAVVLEPCHKLDYVEWCLVNSFSVEVGSELKTKLSSYLHSLYNLYQGVDEGNQDDTLS; this is encoded by the coding sequence ATGTTAGTAGCAGCCTTAAAGCATCAGAAGGCATTTGAGCTATTAGAGATGCAAGACAAAAAATTTGTTGAAGAATTAAACAAGGGAAGAGGGGTACCTTCAATTCAAGATTGGGATTATGCTAAGTTCGTCTTACCgtttttagagatgttttacgATGCTACACTTTGCATCTCTGGATCCTTTTATGTCAGTAGTAACTTATACATGAAAGAAGTGTTTGCTCTTGGAAGGAGGATTCAACAATATCGTGATGATGATGATTTAAGCATAAGTTTTATGGCAAGTAAGATGAAAGTAAAATACAACAAGTATTGgggaaatgcaaaaactattaacaTGTTGTTGTTAATTGCCGTAGTTCTAGAACCCTGCCATAAGTTGGATTATGTTGAGTGGTGCCTAGTTAATTCTTTTAGTGTGGAAGTGGGCAGTGAATTGAAGACAAAGTTGTCTTCTTATCTTCATTcactttataatttatatcaaggtGTAGATGAAGGAAACCAAGATGATACACTCTCCTAA